A stretch of DNA from Noviherbaspirillum sedimenti:
TAATGAGGTTTCCGAGGAAGAGTCCCGAAGCCTGACTGCTCAAGGATTGCAGCCGGGCCAGGACGAATGGGACCGGCACGGAATATGCCGATCTGTGACATGGCCGCGCTCAAAATTTACAATTCGCGGCGAACGCGACGATGGTACGTCGCTGCCCGGCGACTACATTACCGGTAAGCAGGTCCCGCGCGATAAACCCCGCAATATTCGTCAATTAGGATTTGTAGAAGGTCGCCATCTGACGGTACCGCAACGCAAACAAGTTGCCGCTCTATTGCCCAATGTGCCCCAAAACAAGGTTGATGACGCACCTTGGCTCCTTAATGATGACATGGCTGTCTCGATTTTGTGGGACATACAACATGCATCGACTTGGCTGGAAGAGTTAGGTGAAGCTGACCACGTGACCGAGATTTTTGTTGTCACCATGGAAAATCGTGTCTTTACTCGCCTTAAAACCGAAATAATCGAATTGCTTGGGGCGCAGGTTGTCAGTGAGGACGAAAAACGGCCCCTGGCTAACGGCTTTGCGACCAACCTAGAATACTTCCGGTTGGATTTTCTCGATCCGCAAGAAATACAGATGGGCCGCCAGTTTGCTGCCGTTTTGCCGGTGTTATGGATGATGGCTGGGTCGCGTGGCGCGCGCCCGGCCCCACCTGACGAGCATGCCCCATGGTTGCTACCCGACGGTTGTCCATTCGCTGTATTAATGCAGGAAACGCGCTTCAAGGAATTTGTACGCCATGTGGACCACCGGGCAGACCTAACGCATGTGTTTATCGTCACGAATTCGCACGATACGGTGCATAAACTGCGGCGTGAATGGCCAGAGCTGCATGTTGTGCAGCTATACAAAGACTATCTCGAAAATTTCCGTATCAATTTGTCAGAGAACTCTACCCTATGAAATTGGAACTCAAAGACTTTCAAGATGATGCGGTCGATCAGCTCATCAAAAAGCTGAACCCCGCAAAACGCGAGGTGGCCGAAGGCGGCGACCGCCAAGCGGTGATTTTGGCGGCGCCTACTGGCTCGGGCAAAACGGTTATCACTGCGGCGCTGATTGAAGAAATTTTGACGGGTTCAGACCGCTTTGTCGCGGAACCGGACGCGGTATTTTTGTGGCTCTCAGATCAACCTGTGCTGAACGAACAATCCAAAAAGCGCATTGCCTCGGCATCCACAAAGTTGGGCAACAGTGATCTTATCATTGTGGACACCGACTTTGATCGGCAAACGTTTATCGGCGGTAAAGTCTACTTCATCAACACACAAAAATTGGGCAAGGATAAGCTGCTAACTTCGGGCCGTGGTGACAAACGCGCCTTTACTATTTGGGAAACCATCAGTAATACGGCAAAAGCGAAAAAAGACCGGTTTTACTTGATCATTGACGAGGCACATAGAGGCACCAAGGTTAACCGCAATGATGAAGCAACGCGCCAGACCGTGATGCAGAAGTTCGTCAAAGGATCTGAGGGAGAAATACCCGCCATAGACCTCATCCTGGGAGTGTCCGCCACACCGCAACGCTTTCAACAACTGATCGACGGGCAAAGCAACCGGACGCCGCGCAAATGCGAGGTGAATCCACTGGACGTACGAGCCTCGGGTTTGCTGAAAGACCGCATAATGGTTTTTCACCCGAGTGAGGCGTTCCCGACAGATACCACGATGTTGCGCGCTGCAGTTCAGCAGTGGCGAAATATGGGAGTCCAATGGCAGGAATATACTCAAGAGCAGGGCCTACCACCAATGCATCCGGCGCTGATCATTCAAGTGCAAGATGGCAGCGGCGATGGCTTGTCACGTACTGACTTAAACGAGGTAATCGCCACGATCGAGAAGGAGATCGGGCCAATTGACCCCATCCACATCGCCCATTGCTTCGAGCACGATACGCCGATTTCCGTCAACGGCGTGTTGATCCGCAAGATTGACGCGTCACGAATCCAGGAAGAAACGAATATTCGTTTCATCCTGTTCAAGATGGCACTGACCACAGGCTGGGATTGCCCGCGCGCCGAAGTGATGATGTCATTCCGAACAGCCCAAGACGACACCCTTATTGCCCAGCTTATCGGGCGGATGGTCCGCACACCACTAGCGCGTCGCATTGAGGGAAGCGAAATTCTGAACACGGTTTCGCTGTACCTACCCCACTACGATCAAGAGGGATTAACACGCGTTGTCAACCATCTAAAGCAAGGCGACCCGATGGAGCTTCCACCTACTGACGTGGAAGATGGCGCAAAAATGGTCACGTTCACGCGCGCCTCGAATATGGATGAAGCATTTGAAGCACTCACTAGCCTGCCGACTTACCGTGTGGAGCGAGTACGAAAAGTATCTAACACGCGCCGCCTGATGGCACTATCACGTCTTCTAACGACCATGCATGAAGTAGACATGAGTGCGTGGGACGATTCCAAGAAGCTGGTGATCGATACGCTGGACGCCGAACTTGCGCGACTAAAAGGCGACGATCCAAACTTCGACGCAAAAGTTAAAGGTTCAGGTCAGATCACGCTGAACGCTGTGATCGTCGAACAAGGTACATGGAAGGAAACTCATGGCCAAACGCTTACAGTTGCACTCGACGAGAAAAACATCAACGACCTATTCAATCGCGCTGGGCAACGCCTAGGCGAAGGATTGCACCTTGACTATTGGCAGACACATTACGATCAAGACGAGGCCGCTGAAATGCCTAGCCGCTCTCGGCTTGAGCTTTTCTTGATGCTGCAAGACGAGAAGACATGGAAGACGCTCGAAGCAGTCTGTGGCGCTCGTTGCGAGGCATTACTGAAACAAAATAAAGCTGCAATAAAAAAACTGACGACAGCAGAGCAAGAGGACTACAACAAGGTGCAGCAAATAGCGAAGGAGCCTGAAGCACTGTCCTTCCTTCCCCCCACCGAAATCATGCAATCAATTGACGCCAAAGACCCGGCATTTCGGAATTACGATCAGCATCTGTTTGTCGATGCCAAGGAGAATTTCACAGCGGCGTTGAATACTTGGGAGCATCTAGTTATCGCTGCTGAAATCGCGCAAGAGGATTTGGTCGGCTGGCTGCGCAATATTCCGCGTAAGCCCTGGGCATTGTCGCTGCCCTATGAACAGGCTGGTGAAGATAGGCCGATGTATCCGGATTTTCTGGTCGTACGACGCGAGGCAGATGGAATGGTGGTAGACATTTTGGAACCGCATTCGCCTGCACTGTCCGATAGCTACGCCAAAGCAAAAGGCTTGGCGCAGTTCGCGGCAAAACACAAGATGAGTTTTGGCCGTATCGAATTGATTCGGCTTGAAGGGAACGAAATCAAGCGGCTTGATTTAATTGACGTTGAGATTCGCAAGAAGGTGTTGGCGGTCGATAGTAATGCCGGGCTGGATTTGGTGTTTGGTATCGTTAATTCATGATTACTACTAGGCTCACTGCGAAACGGGCGGGGCGCATCTAATACCCAGCCCGCCTTGCCTTCCGCCACTTCCCTTAATATGTGCAAGTCACAACATCAGTCACCCAATCGGAATGCGGGCAATGCTAGCAGGCGAACCGCCATGCTGACCGCAAAGGTGGCATCAAGTAGCAAATGGGTCTGCGCAGAAAGCGCTGATCCCAAGGCCCGCCGCGAAAGATTTGACAGATCATCGATATTTCGAAAGTGGGAAAGTGGATTTCGCAGGTCCATCAGGCGTCGCAAATCATCGACATCGTTCTGACTTAATACGCCCCTCGCGAGACACCGACGCAGCGTCTCCTGGAACGAAATCTTTTTCGGAAGCTCTTCAGCCTGAATACCCAACACAAGTTCTGCGGCAAGCACGTGTTCAGCGAGACCTTGGCATAGCATCACGGTCGCCACATAATTGCCGTGAACAAAACTAGCCCGTGCTTCGATCCACGCCGCGTAAGCCGTCTCTCCTCCTGGTAGCATTGTTCCGGTTGATCCCAGAACCCCGGAAAGATCGGAAAGCTGATGAAAACGCGCGACCTTGCCGCCGAGATCATCGTGCAAATCCGCGAGCAGCACTCGCACAACCTCAATATCATTTAGCGGAGACAGTAACTTGCCCTGCGTGCCATCAGCCATAGTGTCTCACTTCAAAGTTTGTAGTACAAGCAAGCAAGCAATTTGATTCTATCAGACAGGCTTTGTGGCGCGTACTGCCATCGCGAAAAATGAGGTTACGCGCTCGCGGGCCAGTCCCCAATCAACCGCAATTTGCCGCACATATTATTTTGACGGTTTACCCCAACCAAAGCCCAAGCCATCACAAGGTCTTGGGCTTTTTCCATTCAGGATCAGAAAAAAGAAATCCCACCAATGATGAAAGTTACCGCAAGGCCGACCTGGGAATGGTCGAGCAACAACAGCTGCGCACGATCTACTGAGAGGCGAGCAATCAGCATTCCTGCTTCACCGCCTGATACCCGAAGAAGCATAGTCGATGAACCCTGCCCTGCCTGCTTGCGCCAACGCGCAGAGCAGTCGGGGCATCATCACAACGACGCGCCCGTCATCACTCCTCCTGACGCTACGCGAGATCTCTCGTTCCGGTGCGCAAGAATCGACCGAATCGACAATCGACCGAAGCCACGCCGCCTCGATAGTTGCCCCATCGCGTTCTGTGATCTATGCTCAAGCGCACAAGCCGTTCCGACCATCATTGTGGGGGCGCGCACCGACTGTAAGGGGTACCATCGGCTGCGGACGTAAGCATCGCCGTCTCAAGTGGTCGTTGTGGGTACAATGCGCAGACTGCAGCACGCCACAGTTCCGAATCAAATTGCCAACGAAAGAAAATGTGATGTCAGAAATCAAGACAGCTGGTGAACTGGGCACTGAACTTGGGGAGCATTGCTTAGAAGTCGCAAAAGATAGATTTAAGGAAGCCATTCGACCTATATATTGCAGCACAGCCCAAGGCACGCCAGTACATGAGGGGTCCTGCGTACTGCTTAAGATCGACGGAAAACATGTGCTCCTGACAGCCTCCCATGTTATCGATGCACATAAGATTAATGACACCACACTCTATGTCGGTGGCGAACATTCGTTGCTGAAGATAGAGGGTGAATTTTGGGCTACTGAGGCCAAAGCGGGAAACCGGCTGAAGGATCGGTACGACTTCGCAGCATACCTAATGCCTGATAAGTTCGTTACGGATATGGGCAATGTTCAATACATCTCGCAGGACGAGATCGCTCCGGATAGGACGGACCATCATGGCCGTCTTTACTCGATCATCGGGTACCCGAACACAAAGAACAAGTCCATCGACAGAAAAAATTATTCTGTGCAGTCAATCAGATGGCATTATTTCTCCACTCATCAGGATAGCCCTGACCTACTGAAGAAGCTCAGCGTAACCGGGGAGGACCATATATTTGTTGGCTATGACAGGAAGCAATCGAAAGATTCAAACGGGATACTTGTCGGGTCTGTTTCGACTCGCGGCGTGAGCGGTGGTGCTGTTTTTGATTTGGGTAACTTCGCCAATCCTACGAACTATGCGCGCGATGTCAAATGCACCCCGCGTCTTGCCGGAATTTTCATCGAATTCCATCACGAGCACCATGCCACTGTGACGACGAAAATAGGGGTCATCCTAAAAGCCCTTCGAGCTTGCGAGGTCACATAGTTCGGTTGGCGCTTGACTCTCCGCCCAAGGAAAGTTAACGACTTTGCCCTGCTTGCGCTGCCGCACCAGCACCATGGCATGGGCGCCGAGAAGACATACGGTCCACACGGGTTCAGTGCTAACATTGAACGTCCACGATCCAGTCAAGGCAGTGAAAAATCATACAGGAGGAACTCATGTCGGAACGCAACGGTACAGCCAATCTACTGGCCCAAGTCAAAGCATTTCGCGAACTCAAAGACGATTACAGTCCAGAGGTCGCAGAAAGCCTGACCTCAAAGAATCTCCAACGAAATGACGTTGATGCCTCCGTAACTGATGTTAAGGGATGGGCAAAAATTAATGAGGCTGCACTGCAAGGCCGCCTAGATATTCCAACTGAGATCACAATTGCAGAAGGAAAAGCTGCAATTGCTGCCGGGACCGCCATCGACCAACTTGCCGCAGTTTCAGTCGTCGTAGATGAGCAAGAAAGCGCTCAAGACGACGCTGGTGACGATCAAGATGACGCTGATAGTGACGAGCAAGATGACAATGAGGTCTCAACTGTAGATGACCTGTATGGATATGATAATCCCGAAGATAACGAGGAAGCTGCCTTCGATGACGTCCTCAAAATCCAAGAAAATTCTTAGTACCCAGATCACCCTGCGTGAATGCGGATTGTCTCTTGCCGGTCTTTTCCTATTATTCTCAAGGGCAGATGGATCTGTGGCGAAACCGTCGCACCAGAAAGACACCTCGCTCTACGCTCCCCGGCATGTGATAACCGGCCAGTCCGTGGCCGGTCATCGTGCAAATTTCAGGGCGGCAGCTACTTTAATGTCCCTTGAAGAAAATCCGTATTGCCAGGGAGGACTGCGGCGCGATGGGCAACCGGAACTTGCGACGGATTGTATCGGCAACAAACTATGTTAAATTGACGACCAGTAGCACAACCTTGGTCCGACAAACTGACGGTGTGGCAACACGGGCGCCCCAAAGATTGAAAATCCTTGGGGCGGTGGTTCGATTCCGCCCCGGGCCACCAAGAAAATCGAGCACTTAGCCCAGCCCGCAAGGTTGGGCTAAGTGCTTTCCGGAGTCTGTGTCACCCGATTCGGGAAATACTCGGGTTATCTTGCTGCTGCAGTCATTCCGATTTGCCCGCCCATGCGCCAAGAAAAAATGCTTTATTTGGTCACGCCTTGTTAAAAATAGCCCGTAACCCGCATCAGAAACAGATTTTGATAATTTTAGCGTGCTGGCAAATGGCATTTACGGCAGTTCAACAATAGGGTGAGTTTCCAGCGTCCTGGCACACTTCACGAAAGCCTTGTCGAACGTCTTGAACCCGGTTTCTTTTGCACTCATAGCCAAGTGCAACGCATCGCCAAAGTCCATGCCACCTTCATACCAATGTAAGGTATATGCCAGCGCATCAAGATTCTGTGGTTTGAAATTTTCTAACCCGCACAATAAGCGAATTGATTTGGCAATTTCTGCCCGTTCGCAATCACAACACTCCAGAACCCAAACCAATTCCAGAAATACAGTAATGGGCGCGGTGCAAGCTTCTGAACCATGCAGCAATTTTTCGGCTATATCGGCCTGTGCCGGCGAATCGTTCAGCAGATAACGAGCGAGGATGTTGGTATCAAGTGCGATCATCGGGACGGCACCTCACTTACTTGCATCGTCTTGCGCCTTGAGCCGGGCCTTAATGCTGGCCTTGATATCGACATCATCGGGGATCTGCCTGCCCCGCTTGGCAAGGAAGCCCCGCACCTCTCTCGCCGTAACCCTAGGGAATAGCGTTGTCGGGGTGAGCGTTAAGCCTGTCGCTGTCATGCTGATAACAAATTCTGTGCCGGGCGGCAGGTGGAGGTTATCCCGAATGTTTTTCGGGATAACGATTTGGCCTTTGCTGGATAGTTTGACGGTTTCCATGTCGCACCTTGTTTGCGGTAAGTCTTGGCATCTTACCGCAATACGCAGTGCGTACCAAGCGGACGTGTTATTACATGAAAATTCGTTCTACAATTCCAAACTCCCCCGCGCCGGCAAAGGCTTTGCGAGAAGGGAGGATCATGCTTTTGTAGAATGAATTGTTTAAGCCTTTGAATTGCTTAGTGAATGGGAAGACTTGAAAATCCTTGTGTCGGTGGTTCGATTCCGCCCCGGGCCACCAAATTCAAAGGCCACCCCGATCGCGGTTGGGCTTGTCGCCCCCCCCCCCGGAAATAGCTACCTCCCCTCCTCGAACAAGCGTGGCTGCAAACAATCTGTTGCGCGGAACATGTTAAATATTGTCAACAAGGAATTAACAAATTCCCTGTACCGGTAAATCTTGGTAGATTAGAAGCATTCCAAGATTAAAACCAAAACCGGGGCAATTGTTATGCGTATCGCAGTACTGGATGATGACCACAGTCAGACCGACCTGGTGTGCCAGGTGCTGAAATCGGCCGGCCACACCTGCTATCCCTTCCAGAGCGGCAAGGAGATGCTGAACCAGTTGCGTCGCGAAAGCTTCGACTTGCTGATCATCGACTGGCAAGTGCCTGACCTGAGCGGCCCCGAGGTTTTGCAGTGGGCGCGCGAAAAACTTTCCGCCAACCTGCCGGTGCTGTTCATGACCAGCCGTTCGGGCGAGGATGACATCGTCGCCGGGCTTGCGGCCGGTGCCGACGATTACATGATCAAGCCGATTCGCCGCGGCGAACTGACCGCGCGGGTACAGGCGCTGCTGCGGCGCGCCTATCCGAACCAGACCAGCGCCGAACAGATCCAGTTCAGCCAGTTTGTGTTCGAACCGCGCACCGGCCGCCTGACCGCCAACGGCCAGGCGATCGAGGTAACGCAGAAGGAATTCGACCTGGCGCTGCTGTTTTTCCGCAACCTGGGCCGGCCGCTGTCACGCGCCTATATCCTTGAGGCAGTCTGGTCACGGGATGTCGACATCCCGTCGCGCACCATGGATACCCATGTCTCGCGTGTGCGCAGCAAGCTACAGTTGCGTCCGGAAAATGGATTTCGGCTGGCGCCAGTGTATAGTTACGGCTATCGTCTGGAACAGATAACCGAATAAAGCGCTGACCAAACGCATCCAGGCTACAAGGCTGGGGGGTTTGCAAGCTGCGCAGGGGAGCCAGCATGCGCACTATCGTCCTTCAATTCTTCCTGATGCTGTTTCTGGCAAGCGGGTTGCCGGCGGCGTCGGCCAACCCGGCCAACGCCGAGCAAATCACGGTCAACCGCGCCAGCATCGTCTATGCCACGCGTGCCGGCGACACGCTGATGTCCATTGCCGAGCGTTTCACGACCCGGATCGACAACTGGCACGCGCTCAGCAAGACCAACAATATCGGCAGCGATACCGCGATACCCATTGGCACGCCGATCACGATTCCGGCAGACCTGCTGCAGGACGAGCCCAGCGAAGCCAGGGTGATTGCGCTTTCCGGCAGCATCACCGCCAGTTCGCAAGAGGGCAAACAGCTGCTGCTCGGCCTGGGCGCGAAAATCACCGAAGGCATGCAGATCGATACCGGCAACAACAGCTTCCTGACGCTGGAATTGCCCGACCAGTCGCGCATCTCCCTGCCGTCGAACAGCCGCATCCGCATCGCCAAACTGCGCATGGCGCGCTATACCAAGAGCCCGCGCACGGAAATCCTGCTCCTCAACGGCAAGATCGAATCCAGGGTCGCGCCGCTGGAACAGAACAAGGGACGCTTCGAGGTGCGCACGCCGATGGCGGTGGCGGGCGTGCGAGGCACCCAGTTCAGGGTCGGCTTCGGCGCCAATGGCATGGCCACCGAAGTATTGTCGGGCAAGGTCGAGGTGGCCCGCCCGAACAGCCGGGACAAGCAGAACCTGCATGGCGGCCAGGGCAATATCACCAACGCCAGGACGGTCGGCAAGCCGGTCGAATTGCTGCCGACGCCACAACTGGCCGGCGCGCCTGTGCGCCAGGACCAGAATGGCGCACAGTTCGTGCTGACCCCGGTGGCCGGCGCCCAGGCTTACCATGTCCAGGTCGCCACCGACCAGGAAGCGAAAAACATCATACTGGAAGGCCATGCCAAAGGCACCAGGATGAAGCTTGACGGCCTGCCCAACGGCAGTTATTACGCACGCGTCTCGGCGATCGACAAGCTGGGCCTGGAAGGCCCTGCCAGCACCCATGCCTTCACGCTTGGCGCAGCCCAGCCTGCGGCAAGCGGCCCGGCGCCCGCCGCGCCCACGGTCGAAGCCGGCGAATCCCGGCAGCTGGCGTTGCGCTGGAACGGCGCCCCTGGCCAGCAATTCCTGGTGCAGGTAGCGCGCGACCCGGCGTTTTCCTGGCTGGTCTATACCAGCAAGACCACGGCTCCGGAAGCGCGCTTCCCGCGCCCGGCATTCGGCACCTATTATGCGCGGGTGCAGGTCAACAATCCGGATGGCAGCGCCAGCCCCTATTCGGCAGCCCAGCCCTTCGTGGTCACCGACCAGTGGATCATCCATGATGGCAATCCGATCAACGCCAGGAGCGGCACGGCACGCTGAGGCGCGCACGGCAACAATCGCTTTCCATGACATCCAACTGGCTCTCCCCCCTGGTGCGGCGCCTCGCGGTACGCGAATGGCTGTCAATCCTGGCCGCGATGGTGCTGCTGGCGGGCGGCCTGGGCTGGCAAAACGGGCTGGGGCGACTGGACCAGACCTTGTATGACCAATTCATCTCCCAGAGCGGACGACCGGCGCGCGACGATATCCTGATCGTCTCCATTGACGACTATAGCCTGGCCCAACTGGGCCGCTGGCCGTGGCCGCGCACCCTGCACGCCGAACTGATCGGCCAGATCGCCGCCGCCAGACCGCGCGCCATCGGCCTGGACGTGATCATGTCCGAACCCGAGCTGACGCAAGCCGGCGGCGAACGCTCCGGCGACCTGGCGCTGGCCGATGTGCTGAAGCAGAACCAGCGTACCGTGCTGCCGGTCGTGATGACCAATGCCGGCGCCGGGCTGAGCGCAGCTTTGCCGGCGCCTGACGTCGCCAAGGGCGCGCGCGCCTTCGGCCACATCAATCTCGAACATGACAACGACGGCGTGGTGCGCAGCACCTACCTCTACGAAGGTCAGAACGGCGTGTGGTGGCCGCATTTTTCACTGGCGCTGCTGCAACTGGCCAATGCCGGCACCCCGGGTGACGGATTGCGCAACGCCAGCGTGCAGCCCGAGGCGCCGATCGACGGCAAACCGATCAGATTCGGTCACTGGCAGCGCAGCAACCAGTTGCATATCCCGTTTGCCGGCAATAACGGCCATTTCCGCTCGATTCCCTACGTTTCGGTCTTGCGCGGCGAAGTCCCGCCGCAATTCTTCACTGATAAATATGTGCTGATCGGCGCCACCGCCATCGGCATGACCGACTCCTACCCGACGCCGGTATCCGGCGGCGCCGGCGCCATGGCCGGCATCGAGATCAATGCCAACATCCTCGCCAGCCTGCTCGATGGCGAGGCAATCGCCATCGCCAAACCCTGGCAGGCGGCGCTGTTTTCCGTCCTGCCGGTGCTGGTGGCGCTGTTCGGCTACTTCCTGCTGTCGCCGCGCCTGTCACTGCTGCTCAACGCCGGCATGCTGCTGCTGACGGTGGCCGCCAGTTATTTCGCCCTGCGCATGGGCGTCTGGTTCGCACCGACGGCAGCCTTGCTGACCCTGCTGATCTCCTACCCTCTCTGGAGCTGGCGGCGACTGGAAGCGGCGATCGATTACCTCGGGCAGGAATTCATGCGCCTGGACCGGGAACCGCATGTGTTGCCCGAACTCGCCAGCAGCGACACGATCATCGAAGACGTGCTGGAACGCCGCATGAACGCCATGGAAAATGCGGCGCGGCGGGTACGCGACCTGCGCCAGTTCATTTCGGATAATCTCGACAGCCTGCCGGATGCGACCCTGGTCACCAATGTGGACGGTCACGTCCTGCTGGCCAACAAGCACGCCAA
This window harbors:
- a CDS encoding response regulator transcription factor, which produces MRIAVLDDDHSQTDLVCQVLKSAGHTCYPFQSGKEMLNQLRRESFDLLIIDWQVPDLSGPEVLQWAREKLSANLPVLFMTSRSGEDDIVAGLAAGADDYMIKPIRRGELTARVQALLRRAYPNQTSAEQIQFSQFVFEPRTGRLTANGQAIEVTQKEFDLALLFFRNLGRPLSRAYILEAVWSRDVDIPSRTMDTHVSRVRSKLQLRPENGFRLAPVYSYGYRLEQITE
- a CDS encoding FecR domain-containing protein — protein: MRTIVLQFFLMLFLASGLPAASANPANAEQITVNRASIVYATRAGDTLMSIAERFTTRIDNWHALSKTNNIGSDTAIPIGTPITIPADLLQDEPSEARVIALSGSITASSQEGKQLLLGLGAKITEGMQIDTGNNSFLTLELPDQSRISLPSNSRIRIAKLRMARYTKSPRTEILLLNGKIESRVAPLEQNKGRFEVRTPMAVAGVRGTQFRVGFGANGMATEVLSGKVEVARPNSRDKQNLHGGQGNITNARTVGKPVELLPTPQLAGAPVRQDQNGAQFVLTPVAGAQAYHVQVATDQEAKNIILEGHAKGTRMKLDGLPNGSYYARVSAIDKLGLEGPASTHAFTLGAAQPAASGPAPAAPTVEAGESRQLALRWNGAPGQQFLVQVARDPAFSWLVYTSKTTAPEARFPRPAFGTYYARVQVNNPDGSASPYSAAQPFVVTDQWIIHDGNPINARSGTAR
- a CDS encoding AbrB/MazE/SpoVT family DNA-binding domain-containing protein, whose translation is METVKLSSKGQIVIPKNIRDNLHLPPGTEFVISMTATGLTLTPTTLFPRVTAREVRGFLAKRGRQIPDDVDIKASIKARLKAQDDASK
- a CDS encoding type II toxin-antitoxin system VapC family toxin, giving the protein MIALDTNILARYLLNDSPAQADIAEKLLHGSEACTAPITVFLELVWVLECCDCERAEIAKSIRLLCGLENFKPQNLDALAYTLHWYEGGMDFGDALHLAMSAKETGFKTFDKAFVKCARTLETHPIVELP
- a CDS encoding CHASE2 domain-containing protein, whose product is MTSNWLSPLVRRLAVREWLSILAAMVLLAGGLGWQNGLGRLDQTLYDQFISQSGRPARDDILIVSIDDYSLAQLGRWPWPRTLHAELIGQIAAARPRAIGLDVIMSEPELTQAGGERSGDLALADVLKQNQRTVLPVVMTNAGAGLSAALPAPDVAKGARAFGHINLEHDNDGVVRSTYLYEGQNGVWWPHFSLALLQLANAGTPGDGLRNASVQPEAPIDGKPIRFGHWQRSNQLHIPFAGNNGHFRSIPYVSVLRGEVPPQFFTDKYVLIGATAIGMTDSYPTPVSGGAGAMAGIEINANILASLLDGEAIAIAKPWQAALFSVLPVLVALFGYFLLSPRLSLLLNAGMLLLTVAASYFALRMGVWFAPTAALLTLLISYPLWSWRRLEAAIDYLGQEFMRLDREPHVLPELASSDTIIEDVLERRMNAMENAARRVRDLRQFISDNLDSLPDATLVTNVDGHVLLANKHANQYFALAGHQDVQGAMLPYLFSSLAAPEPINQTISTRFDWWQLLDLQYAPLLADGISTQDQQGRDLLVKSAPCHSASNELTGWIVSVIDISPIRAAERSRDETLRFLSHDMRAPQASILALLELQHDPASALPQAELFARIEKACRKTLGLADNFVQLARAESHEYRLGEVDFQEMLYDATDEMWSLAKNKQIELATEILPGDYPVRADRALMTRALVNLISNAINYSPAGTRVTCEVRLQATLEGQHVLCSIADQGYGIAPHDQLKLFRRFQRLELPNQPRHEGIGLGLVFVKTVVERHLGEIRFASKVGEGTTFTIVLPSALPA
- a CDS encoding DEAD/DEAH box helicase, whose translation is MKLELKDFQDDAVDQLIKKLNPAKREVAEGGDRQAVILAAPTGSGKTVITAALIEEILTGSDRFVAEPDAVFLWLSDQPVLNEQSKKRIASASTKLGNSDLIIVDTDFDRQTFIGGKVYFINTQKLGKDKLLTSGRGDKRAFTIWETISNTAKAKKDRFYLIIDEAHRGTKVNRNDEATRQTVMQKFVKGSEGEIPAIDLILGVSATPQRFQQLIDGQSNRTPRKCEVNPLDVRASGLLKDRIMVFHPSEAFPTDTTMLRAAVQQWRNMGVQWQEYTQEQGLPPMHPALIIQVQDGSGDGLSRTDLNEVIATIEKEIGPIDPIHIAHCFEHDTPISVNGVLIRKIDASRIQEETNIRFILFKMALTTGWDCPRAEVMMSFRTAQDDTLIAQLIGRMVRTPLARRIEGSEILNTVSLYLPHYDQEGLTRVVNHLKQGDPMELPPTDVEDGAKMVTFTRASNMDEAFEALTSLPTYRVERVRKVSNTRRLMALSRLLTTMHEVDMSAWDDSKKLVIDTLDAELARLKGDDPNFDAKVKGSGQITLNAVIVEQGTWKETHGQTLTVALDEKNINDLFNRAGQRLGEGLHLDYWQTHYDQDEAAEMPSRSRLELFLMLQDEKTWKTLEAVCGARCEALLKQNKAAIKKLTTAEQEDYNKVQQIAKEPEALSFLPPTEIMQSIDAKDPAFRNYDQHLFVDAKENFTAALNTWEHLVIAAEIAQEDLVGWLRNIPRKPWALSLPYEQAGEDRPMYPDFLVVRREADGMVVDILEPHSPALSDSYAKAKGLAQFAAKHKMSFGRIELIRLEGNEIKRLDLIDVEIRKKVLAVDSNAGLDLVFGIVNS